From the genome of Falco cherrug isolate bFalChe1 chromosome 10, bFalChe1.pri, whole genome shotgun sequence:
CCCAGATGCCACCCTAGGGTCCTTTCCAAACATTCCCCTGAAGCAGGATGTGTGGCATAACCAGcatatcagggaaaaaaagtcactttttctACGGACTGTTGAGCTTTTATCTGGAGGCGTGGGGGTTTAAATCCCTTCAAAATCTGAGGAGAAGCTCATTTCCCAAGGCCAAGACAGAGAGAGATGCTTCCTCTGTAGGTGCTGATGGAGTAATTCCCACCTCGACACCCACCCTAGCAGTTTTAAAACTATATATAAAGCAAATAATCTGTCCATAAATAGCAAATAATAGATCCCTAGTCTCAAAACTTGAACAGAAACCTCTCCATGCAGCTCACAAGAGATGATTAACAACCCATAATCAATTGCTAACTTTGCTAGTaatcttcagaaataaatgactgcaggagaaagcagaagaaggATGCTCCCATGCCGAGGAGCCTCGCTGCACCGTGTCCTTCCTGCCTGACCTGCGGCCCGTTTCTCTGAGCTGCCCCGAGTTGCTGATTAACTGTGACAGGGAGCAAGggagaaaattaacatttctgctCACTAGGCTAAAGGAAACGCTCCAACAAAGCCAAGCTTTGCTGttattattaacattattattgacttttttgggtttggcatgataaaagaaaataaccagCAGAGGCTGACGTCATCATCTTCCTAAAAGGTGCCCCAAATATCCCAATATATTCATTTCGAGCTGTATGGGGGAGACCTCACTCCACAGGTTAAACATCAGCTCGTTTAGATCATTTTCATCCTAAAGAGGGTCTTCCAAAATTCCCCACTGCCAGACCAGTCCAAATGTTTACTCCTAACTCTGATGTAAACCTGTGTTTGGCTTCTGGTGTGATAAATTAACACGCTGTTGCCTCTGTTGCCCAGTTAATGAAAGGGAAATGTTGCCTCCTGCGCATTTCACCTGGGCTGTGTTTGATTTCAACAGTCCGAAATCCATAACCCCTTTGGACCTCCACCGGGCGGCCTCAGGCAGTTactgtcctgctggccacagaaAATAACACAGATGTGAAATCCAGAGCCTTCGGTCTATccacaaattaaagaaaaatatagccAGGGTTCTTGCCCGGTggcagcctgcccagctcttGCTCTCTCTGGTCGGTCTGGCTCATACACCACTCTTTAATGCCGGGGGGAAGATAAGAGagggaaatgaaaacagagccTGCACACAATATTTTGGTATTGGATTTCCTGATGAGATACCAGAATCTGGGAGCCAGCCCGAGCGCTCGGCCCTGCAGTGGCGTGAGAGCGAGCCATAAAGCACAGCACAATGTATCTCAGTGGTATCATTCATCATCTGAAAGCAACTTATTACCCTTTGGCACTGGCTCCGACTGGTCTGCTTACAGCCCTCAGCGGACATGCCAAGCAACAGGGGCCAGCGGGAGCTGCCGGCTTGGAATCTCTCCCAGTAATTCagataaaagagagaaaagggtCATTTGACTGCAGAAACCATCACCCCATTACCCACACTTACAAGAGGCAAGTGGCATATGcagagctttatttttcctcttctgacaGCAGCCGCTTTTTCTAATTAACACcctcttctttctgcagcacCCAATTAAATTTCCCGCCCAGAATATTATTAATTGGACAGAGGGCAGCAGCTCAGGATGAGCACCCCTGACCCTGAGGTGTGGCTTTGCTTCTTGAAGGTGAATTGCACAGTGGGAGATGAGCAAGCTGCCGATTGCTGCCACTGGAATTGTGACACCGGTTAAATGGTGCTGGCTCGGCACTCGGGCACGGGCACCACAGAACATCTTTAACCCACCTTTTTAGCTGGGAATGAGTACACTGTAGAGGGTGTTAAAGGAACCACTGGTTTTCCCGTGGCTGTTCCAGAAAAAGGTGTTGCTGGTTTCCATAATCCCAGTATAAGCAGCAGGTGGGAGGTCACGCTGGGGGTTGCTGCAGGATGGAGAAATGCAGCCCCCGGCGCTCAGGCTGGCTGTTTGGCCGCTCCTGCCCTCCGGCCCTGCACAGTCTATTTCCACCTCAAATACCTCCTCCCCCACCCACAGCCGGTGGTGTTCTGCACCCCCGACACCGTGACGAGCCTGCAGAGGGTTCGCTTGCTAAAATCAccatttcccacccccaccgTTTCCCTCAGCAGCCGTGGGGCTGAAGGATAGTGAGGGAACACTGAATCCAGCTGGGATTCCAGATGCACCAGCCTGCTGGCACCCAGTTGCTGTCTGCGGGTGCGAGGGGGTTAAAGGGAAAGAGCAGAGCCCCTGCGCTGTCCGGATATTGCTCCCGCCAGGAGCCGCTTATCGCTTTATTAGAGCAGCGATATGAAGGCTGCATCACCCAGGTACTGTCCGCAATatggcgggggtggggtggggggtggtgctGCCCGGCCTCTAGGGCCCCTCGGCAGGTGGGAcagaggggacagggacagggcacCAGGTGACGGGTGGGTGACGAGCCAGCGGCTGCTGCAGTGTTGGCCCCTGGCCCACCAGAACTGACTGTGGCAGTGAGGCAGGCCACGATTCTGGGGGGTGCGGCTGTAGGGCTGGGGTATGGGGGCAGGTGCAAGTGTAAGTAAGTGCAGGTGTAGGTTCAGCTGCAGGTGTAggttcagctgcagctgcaggtgtaGGTGTAGGTGCAGACACAGATGCAGCTGTATGTGCAGGTGCAGGCATATGTGCAAGTGCTGGTGTAGCTGTATGCGCGGGTGCAGGTGCAGCCCTATGTGCAGGTACAGGTATACGTGCGGGTGCAGGTCTAGCTGTAGGCGCAGGTACAGGTGTACGTACAGATGCAGGCACAGGCGCCGGTGTACGCGCAGGCGCAGCCGTAGCCGTACgcgccccccgcctgccccgggccccgccccgccgtTGGGCCCCGCCCCCCGTCGCGCGGCGATGACGCGGCCCCGCGCCATTGGGTGCCGGCGGGCGCAGGTGGCCGCGCGGCAGGCGAtggcgcgggccgggccggggcggctgGCGCTGGGGCTGGCGCTGGGCGCGGCGGGCGCCGGGCTGGgcctggggctgctctgggcgctcaggcggcggcgggccgggcgggcctggcggcgcggcgcggcggaggcggcggggcgccgGAGCCAGGGTAGGAGGGCGCGgtggggccggcgggggcgAGGCCCGGGGCAGGGGCGCGGCGGCCTGCCCCCTCCCCGACGGACGGGCTCTGCCGGTGCTGAGGCGCTGCCGCTCAAGCCGTTGGCCGGAGGGGCCGCCTGCGGCCCGCGGAGCCCGGCGGCGCCGGGTCTGTCCCAGGCCGGGTGCTGTTCGAGCTGTCCGAAGACGCCAAGCTCAGCCGCGGCTCCCCTGCtccggcggggccggcgctcGGACGCTTCAGCAAATGCCGGCTgccggccgcggcccgggcTGTGCGGAGCCGGGGGCTTGCCGGGCTTTGACACGaggcggcgggcccgggccggTGGGTCCCCGCGGGGCAGGGCAGTGGGCCAGACTCAGACTAACATCGCTCGTGGGGGAAGAATTTTCCCTGGACTGTGTTTGTGGGGTACCCCACGGCCTGTCCGTGCCTGCCTTGTGGCGGGGGTTTAACCTGTGGTGCTGCGCGGCCCGGTTTAGATGCTCCTGCCGCAGCCTTGTGCCGCATGGAGCCTCAGCCGAGAGGGcggggggtccccaggggccAGGCCGCCTGCTATCACTGCAGtgtcagccctggctgccagccgTACACCTGGGGAGGAGTCGGTGCATCCAGGCTCGTGGGGCTTGtccctggagcagcaggtccTGAGCGGGACTTGGGAGGACGGGAGCATCGGCCGTGGGGTAACGGGGGAGTGACAAGTGCTGCAGGGGGAGCAGGTGCCTGAAACCAGCACACTGACACTGTGTACAGCTCCTTcttgagaaagcagcagagcaaactGACATGtctgagaagcaaaaaaagagtAGGGAAAAGGTTACAGTACTACTTTTATTTAGGAGAGTTTTGACTTTTCTTATCTCTTGAGTCCAGTGTGTTAACACAGGGTACCTGTGTTACCTGTCTTCCACAAATCTGGCTGCTTTTTTGAGAGTGATTATCTTTGTTGTTGTCGTTAATACAAAAAGAGTGTTCCTTCTTAAATTCACTTAACTGGtagtatatttatttataatatctGAGCTTTCAAGAGAACATATTTAAAATCCACAGGTGTAAATCTGTTCTTACGTGCCAGTTGGTCATCCTGTATTTGCAAGAGGGTTTAAGGATCAGAGTCAATGGTAAAGGTTCTAGTTGCTCAGTAGAAGGCAGTGACACATTTTAATGACTAAACTGCTACTTAGTCTGATGTCTCCTCTCTGggtttctgtggggtttttttttttccccttgaataAGGATAGAATGACTTTTGTCACGTTATCTTGTAAGCTGGTTGCTTTCGCGGCTGATAGCTTCCCGAGTTGATTGCAattcaggagaaaagcagagtaGTTTTTCAGCATGGTGTTAGTACAGAAGTGTGGAGAATaggaattaaattaatttgcagtaaggactttttttaaaaaaaaacaaccaacacaaCAACAGTTTCTTCATCTACAGTAGACTTCATGATATTCAGTATggattttgctctttttaagaaaaaatcttACAAGTGCTTGTGTCAGAGGAGGGAGCAGTAAACCAGCTGAAGAACCCAGAACCTTAGGCCAGGTCAGGTGGCAGTACTCGAGACCAAGCCTCATCTCCTTCCTCTTCCGAAAACAAAATTGTGCTAAGATATCCCAGGTAAGgtcctttcctgtttgcatcTAATGAACTTTCTctcctcttgttttctttaagttGTGCCCAGATTGCCAGTGCCTGCAGAGGCGGAAGATGGTGTGATGTACGCGCCTCTCCTAAGGCATGACgagcaggtggatgtgctgGAGCGCCTTGACTTTGTGGTGAGAAACATTGCAGAGCTAAGAAAAGAAGTGGAGGAGCTACGAAACAGCCTGCAGCACTTAGCGGCAGAAATCGTTGGTGAAGTCAGGTATCGACTCTgcccttttttgtctttttctgctgttgcccGTATTTACTCCATAGCGTGGTAAACCAGCCATGACTGAGtatgttaaatttaaaatacaaaagtggCAAAAGTGTCTCTATAGTTTCCATTGGCCTTGACCTCTGGTGAGATTAACGTAAAAAACCTGTATGTTTAGCCagggttggttttctttcttatggAGTATTCAAGTAGTGACACTTGCTTTGTATTCTAGaccagaaaatgtatttgttctgtaaatgtttgtctcttgctgctgctgttttctctctgactGCTGCCAGCTGTAGGTAACTTTTGATACAGAATAAAAAGTCCTATATTCTGCAAGGTGTTTCAGGATTCCTTTGTCTTTGTTCATTGAGGAAATTGGAGGAATACATGTGATATGATTACCCCTTTGTATATGGATTGCATATATGAATTGTATGTGGACCAGCTCTGTGGGTAGACTTGCCTTAGCTGTAGAATGCAGTGTTTGTATGGTAGCAGAGTGTTTGTATAAGCAGGAGTAAGTCACCTTGTGAATTCTTTGGATATAAAGCAAATTGGATAGAATCTGCTAGAGAGGAAAATGGAAGTGAAATAGCAGATGTTTCGCTATCAAAtgtttatttatctttttgccTTCCTCAAAGATCCCATCTGGAAGAAACCCAGAAAGTAACTCGCCGGAGGCGGTTTCCTAGAGAAAGAAGGGATTCCACAGGCTCCAGTTCCATTTATTTCACAGCCAGCTCAGGAGCAGCCAACACGGATGATGGAGAAAGTGAAGGAGGGTAAGCAGAGGACCAAGTTAGAAGCAGCTTTTAGGGGCTTTAGTGCCCAACTACTTACGCCTGAGCAGTTTATAACAGAaaggaagggatttttttcatcactAGGTGTCTGTCACCCTGGGTTTATGTGCTTTTATTACACGAAGTCTGTGACTGCCAGGGCCAGATGGAGAGAAGTGCAATGATTCTGACTTCCAgagaaaggggggaaagaagaagaaaaaataaatagtttttgAGGGTTATTTTAAGCAATAATTTGATTAGggaatttcacagaaagaagGGAAGTAGAAGTCTAGCCTGGGACTTGAGTgagattttataaataaaatttccatacaataatatattttagaatGGCTGGAAAACTTGAGAGagttaaaaatatattccagtTAACTAAAATGTCTTTGGCTAGGGTGTTACATAATGGAGTTTTCTCAGTGTCTCACACCAAACAGTTGTGTTGCTTAGGTCTTAATAATTTGAAACCAGGTGAAAAATACTGTATAGTTTAAGAACACCTATAAAAATTACAAAGTAAATGCAAGTGTTCTCGTATTAGATAGATAACAAGAGGTCTGCTGCTTACATGTATGTGACTGCCGTCTTTCCGATGAAACACTTCTCTTCTGTGCCTTAATCAGATGAATTGTATAGCTTTTGAGGTGTGTAAGCGTGTTCTAAAATATGCAGTGCTGGCTGTATGTGCTTTCCCAAGGAAGTTGAAAGGAAATGTAACTTAACGAAGGAAGTTAATTATAGTACTGAGAGCAAGGCAGGCAGAATTTGGGCATGACGTGCTGTTTGGTAGCAGCTAAATGACCAGTCAGCTGGTGTGCGCTGACACTTGGTAGCACGGGTTTGTAATCAGGGGACAAAGCAGCCAGTGCTGTAGCGGCATCCTAGAACAAAGGACGTGGAACCGCAGGAAAGAGGCGTTGTGATGGCCAGAGAACTGTggctttttagtattttatctTTAGTAGCTGAAGTGGTGAAGCAGGAGAAAGCTGATGTGTGGGTGTTTATGTGAAGCAAAATTAGGGAGTAAGTGGTTCACCGTGGTGTAATCGATAACAAGGCTGcataacaaattttaaaactttatagTTGGTTCTGGAGACAAGACCTTGCTATCTAGATAATGAAAGATGCATCGAGCCATCAGGGTGCCAATGCATTTTGTAAAGCATGCTGAAAACAGTGGTCTTACTCAGTGGATGCCAGCTGTAGGTATCATCTGATTGTTAGAAAATTTTAAGTCATGATGCAAGCCGACAACAATTCTGAGGTTCAGAGAAGGCATCATCCTTGGAGGACCTCAAGTAGACTGTGGAGCAGggatttgtttttctgcaaaacctCATTACTTTATTAAAATGTGATGATTGGAGGAGTTCTTACTTTTTGTTTAAGATCTGTTATTAGGTTTAATGATCAGTGTGGAGAATCGGTGCATAAGCAGCTCTCgtctaactttaaaaaaattctagtaGTATATAATTTCTTACTCTGGCCTGTGCCCTGTGCAAATAGATATAATACTAGTCTGTTTGGGACGAGCTGCCTTTACTATGCAATATTGTCTTTTAGAGATGTAAATACTAAAATTTCCTAGTAGAAAATCAAGGTAGGAAATGTAAATTTTGGAAAAGACTGGTTTAGCTTTTTAGCAGCCACTGGGAGGAAGAATGAGACTATTCTCAACAGGGAAGTTTCAGCTGTGTATTCATTTCTGACAATtggattattttaatgaaattcagaaagaaaaactcacATTTCAGCTTTAGTTTGTAAACCACATGGACATAAGCATCTTCTCAGATTTCATATACAATTCACAAAAATCATGATGAGCTTTCAGGAGCCCAGAGGTCAGTCTTGGGCTGCTTAATTTCTCTATATTGCTTTGGCACTGCCTTGGTCTTTTGGGCTTCTCTGCCGCCTCTGCCCATGTGCTCTTTTGTTCCAGATAGTGTGTTTTCGTTTTTGTTCAGAATGTGTGCTAGCCGGAGGCCTCAGCATATGAGAACATTTAGGAACTTTCCATCATTGTAAACTTGAGAAAACAGGCTGATAACATTAAATCCCTTaatctttctgaaaactgttgAGTTTATGAAGTTTCATACGGTAATACTTGTCTTTTTAAACTGGCAGCAACTTGCGTGAGCTGTCTtggagaaaacacatttttgtggtgaagaaaaaaagtgtagaGGAGCCATCCATCGCTGCCTGTTTTTTAAAACCGTATTGTGTTTCAGGAGTCATCAACATGGCTCAAAagtgtttttcagctgaaatattgAAATCTTTGCAGCTGCCAGTAAAATGTTGTAGTGAGACAGTGTCACAGCTGTGTAGCCCACAATTGTGCTGCACAGTCGGTTAGGACAGGAAATAGGAGAATTTGAGGAGTTTGTGTTTAAGTACCGAAAATGAGGTGGTCTAGAGAGCTTATAATATCATTGATCTTAAGAAAATACCAGGAAATTGAGTTTCTAATGTGGAGCGGAGCCATGCCAGTGTCACCTACCACTGTGTTGCGACGTTATGCGTTAATTTAGTGCTGCCCGTGTAATCTCCAGCATGTCGCCTTGTAGTGCTTGCTTTCCTGGCTTTGCAGTGATAAGGCTGACTCTTACTGTATTTcttgtcttaaaatatttcactacAGAGTggtgtgtttttaaatttatggGTGAAGGTTGGAGGCTGTGGTGAGTGAGGGCATATGTTTACCCTCTATCAGAGGGGGAAATGCTTGAGCATTATTGATGGTTCTCAGAAAATTGAAGCTTTGATAGCCAAAAAGCTAAatagatatgtatatatttaaatatatataacataGTCATTATCGATGTGTCGCCAAATTACTGTAACTGCTTGCTTCAGATATGGACTTTGGTCACATATCTTTGCCTCCAGACAAAGGCAGCTTCACACACAGAGCACCGGGCTCTCCCTCAGCCAGAGCAAAAGGGAGTGCAGCTGTAGTTACCGAACGCCCCCAGACTGCAATGGCTTTCAATTCTAGCAGAACTTGTAAAGTCAGCTTGGGCACAGTTTAATTGGGTAACAATTACAAACATCCCCTAGAATTAAGTGTTTGTGGGTCTTGAAGTAACTTGCTTCAGGAAGAGAGCTTTCTATTCAgataaaccaacaaaacccaaatataaattaaaatactgtctgACTTGCACTTACTCTTCAGTTAAAAATTTGCAGATAAATGTCAGGGGGGACAAATAAAGAGTcgtttttaaaaataaatcagttttgtaaGTAGGTACCCCACTGCAGTGGTatcagtgtatatatatatatatgtatataatgctgttttaaatttCTAGCTTAGGTGCCTGTATATGATTTGGGGagcttgctttttgctgtttgcagaaACTTTGATCTGAGCTTTATCCTGGTTCCGTTGACTAATTTAGCAGCTCATCATGGCCTGGGCTTTTGTACATGTAGTGGCTCATCTGCTGTCTCCTTGCTGGACTTCTTGCTCATGTGAAATAGTTTTGATCACTCTCCTGCTGTTCTGCACCTTTTCACATGTCAGTGTGAACAAGCTGTTTTGTATTTAGCGCTCAGACAAGATGATGGAGGTACTAGATATTGCCAAAACAGCTATTGTGTCTGAAATTTCCTGGAGCAGGCCAGAAACCTCAGGCTATATTTTCCACATGGGGGTGTgtgtcagatttttttgttgaaattcTCTTTTGTAATCCATACGATAACTGAGTTGTCCTGGTTCTGTTCTTAGTTGTTAATTAATTCTCTTACACTGACGTTAGAAGGCCTAAGAGAAGCTGTTAGGGTGTGCAAGTGTGATGTGGACACTTGCGGCCGAGTTCTATTTAACTTTTGCGGGGGCCTTCTTTCTTCAACTTTCTGAGGCTGTGTATATTACATGTGAGATAATGATCGGTGTGTTATTTGAGACACTTGGATTGCACAGAGTTCTCCAGGATAAACTAAGACGCTCCTATTAGGAAGAATTGTTTTTTCTGTACTGTATGTATAAAACTGTATAGGCTGCACAGCATCTCCTCAAACTAATTTTGCattgtggggtgggtttttttcccccctcaaagGTACACCACAGCCAACGCTGAGTCTGATTACGACCGGGAGTCTGAGAGAGAAAGTGAAGAAGGGGAAGATGAAGTGAGCTGTGAAACAGTGAGAACTGCACGACGAGATTCCTTGGATCTCATCAACGAGGATGAAACGCATTTAATCTTAGATTCCTCGCTAGAGGAAGGACTGGGTCAGCTACTGCAGCAGGCTGACCAGTTGCACAGTGGGGAtgagcaggagaagaaagagggattccagctgctgctgaataaTAAACTGGCGGTAAAGGTTgcctttttatattttccagcAGTGATTTGTGTTTTCAGCTAAATAGCTGGGAAAGAGGAAATTGCACATCTTAGTAGGGTCCAAGGCCTACACAACATCTGGGCCAGCTTCCAGTGGCCCACTTCCTCAGGAGCAGCTTGGGAGCGGGCTGAAGGCCAGAATtgttttttgcagcagcagccagtttCCAGTTGCTTTTCAGTCTTGGAACTCCATGTCTCTTCATGTCATTGCTTTCCCTGAGTGAACACACTGTACATGTGTAAAATAACAGTGCTGTGTGTATACAGTAAACACGGCAAATGTTGTGAAGAACGTTTTCCCTGTTGCAAATGCAATGGCTCGATCTGTATTCAGGAAACTTGGCCCTCCTGAGGACTGCCCAGGGCACGCGTGTGGTGGTTCATGGGATAAATAAGTAGCGTGTTCAGACAGAAAGGTTAGGCAACACCTATGTGTATGTTAGTTAAGGAGATTACAAACCTGGATGGTGCAGGTGTTTTGCCACCTTAAAGAATGTGTCTTTTTTATATCACATAGGCAATGGGAATCAGTCCCCTGATTCCATGAATGCTGGTGCTGCCGCTGGGGTGTGGGGATGTGGCGAGGGGCAGTGGCAGCTTTCTTGAGCTGTTGCAGGTGGCTGGCTTAGACCTCTGGCCATGCACAGCTGATGCACTCGGTATTGAAATGTGGCTTGGAGCCCCAGTGCAGGCGTGTCTGTGCCAGCTGCACTTGTGCTGTCAGCCTCTGTTAGTGTTTACCCAAGTACTGTGTAGCCAGCAAAGGAAACGTTTTGGGTCACCAGCTTTTTAAAGAGCAATACCTTTTTGGCTCCTGTATTTCcaggaggagcagaaggaaagaaataacagaCAACTGGATCAGTTCTTATTTCAGgtagttctgtttttttccttcccaccaGACCTGTTGGCTTCTGAAATTCTCTCATATGCTTTTTGTGGTGATTCTCCCACTTCTTTATTTACAATACTATCACAAAAGAAGCCAAACTCGTAAGTGGTTGTGgtttaattttctactttttttttttaagtaagtttGAGTTTGTCAGAACATGCCTGCTTAAAATTCAGCAGTACACCTACTGTACCATCCCAGGTTTAAGATCGAGGCAGGATGTGAAACTGCTTGGATGTGgactgaggcacagaaaaagtaaaattcaattTGTGAATTTTAATTAAGGAAGTAGTGAGGTTTAGGGTGATTTCCACCCCCATAGTGCCTTGAGGGTAGTGGGGACTGCTGAAGAACTAACCCCAGTATAGCCATTAAGTGGAGGG
Proteins encoded in this window:
- the RMDN3 gene encoding regulator of microtubule dynamics protein 3 isoform X2, which encodes MEPQPRGRGVPRGQAACYHCSVSPGCQPYTWGGVGASRLVGLVPGAAVVPRLPVPAEAEDGVMYAPLLRHDEQVDVLERLDFVVRNIAELRKEVEELRNSLQHLAAEIVGEVRSHLEETQKVTRRRRFPRERRDSTGSSSIYFTASSGAANTDDGESEGGYTTANAESDYDRESERESEEGEDEVSCETVRTARRDSLDLINEDETHLILDSSLEEGLGQLLQQADQLHSGDEQEKKEGFQLLLNNKLAYAGQKEFLWRLARAHSDMCEITEDADEKRSYASDGKEVIEAALQKWDQSAECHQWYAILCGQLSEHESIQKRIQIGYVFKEHIDKAIELKPEDPKCYYLLGRWCYQVSHLGWLEKKTASALFEAPPTATVQDALQNFLRVEELSPGFSKAGRVYIAKCYKDLGNNSAAALWMNLASELPVNTKEDAESERELEEMLSVWEE
- the RMDN3 gene encoding regulator of microtubule dynamics protein 3 isoform X1, yielding MARAGPGRLALGLALGAAGAGLGLGLLWALRRRRAGRAWRRGAAEAAGRRSQVVPRLPVPAEAEDGVMYAPLLRHDEQVDVLERLDFVVRNIAELRKEVEELRNSLQHLAAEIVGEVRSHLEETQKVTRRRRFPRERRDSTGSSSIYFTASSGAANTDDGESEGGYTTANAESDYDRESERESEEGEDEVSCETVRTARRDSLDLINEDETHLILDSSLEEGLGQLLQQADQLHSGDEQEKKEGFQLLLNNKLAYAGQKEFLWRLARAHSDMCEITEDADEKRSYASDGKEVIEAALQKWDQSAECHQWYAILCGQLSEHESIQKRIQIGYVFKEHIDKAIELKPEDPKCYYLLGRWCYQVSHLGWLEKKTASALFEAPPTATVQDALQNFLRVEELSPGFSKAGRVYIAKCYKDLGNNSAAALWMNLASELPVNTKEDAESERELEEMLSVWEE